The Pseudomonas sp. S06B 330 genome contains the following window.
TTGTCTTTGCCCTTGTTGGCAACGTGGTCGTAGCGCAGGGAAGGGGTCAGGGTCACGTCACCCAGAGTGATCGCGTTCTGGATGAAATAACCCTGACTGTCGACGCTACCGCTGGGCATGAAGTACGGCTGGTAGTTGCCATTGTTGTACAGAGGTGTTTCGTATTTCTTGCCGGGCATCCACATCTGCGTGTCACGTTCGTGGCGGCGTACCTGGAAGCCAGCGGTGAAGGCATGTTCCAACGGGCCGGTGGCAAACAGGCTGGTGTTGCGCACGTCGAGCATCTGGTCGCTGTATTCGGTGTCCATCTTGCGCCCGCCGGTGGAGGGCTGGAAGTAGGCAGTGGCATCACGCTCGTCGGTCTGCTCGGTATCGGACAGCGAGTACTTCACCTGCAGGTCCACCAGCGGGTTGTTGATCGGCTGGTACTTGTAGGTGGTCGACCAGGTGGTATCGGTGGTGGTGCGCTGGGCCAGGAAGCGCTTGAGGGCATTGTCGTAGCCGAACCTGTCGATGTCTGACTGGGTTGGCGGCGTCGGGTAGGCGGTAGACGAGAACGGCGCCCAGCGCTCGCTTTGCGAACGCGACCAGGAAAAGCCCAGGCTGTGCTCGTCCGTCAGCTGCATGTTGAACTTGAGCAACGCGCCGTCCAGGTCCAGGGCGCTGTTGGGCAGGCGCTTGGGATTTATCGGGTAGTCGTTGTCCGGGTCAGGCAGGGTGTCGGCCAGTTTCATGTCGCCGCCGTCACGTTTGGTCAGGTAGACCAGGGCATCCATGCGACCATCATCGGTACGACCGAACAGCGCTGAACTGTAGACCTGCTGATGGTCGTTGCTGGCATAACCGTACTTGAGCATGGCACCACTGTTGCGGCCCTCCTGCAGCAGGTCCGGGGCATCTTTGGTGGTCATGTTGACGCTGCCGCCGAAGCCACCGTTGCCGGTGAAGACCGAGTGCGGGCCTTTCTCCACCTCGATGTTCTTGATCAGTTCAGGCTCAATGAAGATGGTGCCTTGCTGATAGCGCTCAAAGCCGCTTTTGGTCGCGCCATCGACGCTCATCGGGACGTCTTCGGCGTCCCCCAGACCCCAGATGTTGATGGTCTGGCCACCGGGTTTGGCTGAGCCGCCCATGTTCACCCCAGGCAGTGTTGCGAGCACGCTGGGAATGTTGCTGGGCTGGTAGCGGTCGATGTCTTCCTGGGTCAGGGTCGAACGGCCGACCGTGCTCGAATCCACCTGCTGGCCGTCGCCGACGATGCTCACGGCGCCCAACTGAATACCGTTATCGGCGGTCGGATCGTCTTCGCGCAGGCGCACGACGTAAGTGCTGCCAACTTTGACCACGGCGAAGCGGCTGTTACGCAGCAGATGATCGATGGCCTCCTGAGCTTCGTAAGGGCCTTTGAGTGCCGGGGCTGGCACGCTGCGCAGCAGAGCTTCGTCGAACAGCAATTGCACCTTGGCTTGCTGGGCCAACTGGCTCAGCGATATCGCCAGCGATTGCGCCGGCAGGTTCAGCTCTACCGGCGCCGCTTCGGCCTGAAGGCTCAGGGCCAGACAGGCTGCCAGCAGCGATGGGCGGGCAGACAAGGGTGTGAACGAACGAAACGCAGACAACATGAAATCCCCCAGTACGGCAACAAAGGCCAAAAAGGCCTGCAGTGACTAACGCAGACGGGAGGAAGACGCGGTGCTGTGGAAAACCCTCATATGCGAATGAAAAATATTCTCAGATTTCTATTTGCGCTCGATACGCAGGCTGCCATCGGCCAGGGTCATGGTCTTGACCGGTAGTAGCGCGGGCAAGGCATTGAGTAAGGCGTCAGGGTCGTTGACATCGAGGTTGCCCGAAACCCGGTAGCGGCCCAGCGCTGGATCGGCAATCAGGATCGGCGCAGCGCGGTAGAGTGAGATTTCATCGACCAGGCTGCTCAGCTCGCGGTCGCGAAAGGCCACATGGCCGCTGCGCCAGTCGGCGACTTCCTGATCGCTCAGGGCTTGCTGGCTCAAGCTGCCACGGGTCAGGTCATAGGTGGCGCGCTGGCGTGCGCCGAGCAACAGCGGATCGCGATTTTCACCTGGCGTGTCCAGGGCGACCTGGCCGTGGGCGACACTCAGTACCAGTTCCTGACGGCCGCGGCGCAGGTCGAAAGCCGTACCGACTACGCGCACCCGAGCGCTCCCGGCATCGACATACAACGGGCGCTCTTTGTCGGCAGCAACATCGATGTAGAGCTGGCCGCTATCGAGGTAAATCAGTCGTCGCTCGGCATCGAATTCCACTCGCAGGTGAGTATGGGCATTGACGCTAAGCTGGCTGCCGTCGGGCAGTGTCAGCGTTTGCGCATAGTCGCTGTTGGCTGCCACGGTTTGCACATGGTGATTGGCAGGTAGCCCCAGATTACCGGCCAGTAGCGCGCAGACCAGGGCTGCGGCCGTGGCCAGCACCGGACGCCAGTTGCGTGCCTTGCGCACCGGCAAGGCGACCACTTGGTTGAGGCTTTTGAGCGCAGCCAGGTCTTGCCAGAGCTGCTCGAACTGGGTGTAGGCGTGAGCATGTTCAGGCGTCTGTAGCCACAGCGCAAAGTCTTTGCGCAAGGCCCGTGAGGGATGGTTGCGGTTGCGGGTGAACCAGCTCGCCGCCTGGGCATCGACCGAACGATTATCGGTATCGGGGAGGGTACTCATTGTCGCTGCTCCATGCCGTTGTCACTGTCCAGGCGTTGTTTGCAATGCAGGAGGGCCGCGGCAATGTGTTTTTCTACCATGCTCACCGAAATGCCCATGCGCTCACCGATCTGTGCCTGCGTCAAACCTTCAAAGCGGTGCAGCATAAGGGCTTCGCGGCGCCGCGGCGAGAGCTCGGCAAGGACGCTTTTCAAGTGCTCCAGGCGTTGCTGCTGTTGGGCGTGATTCAACGGATCGGTGTTGGTGTCGAGCCCTGCCTCTTCGTCCGCTCGTGTCTGCTGATCAATCGCGGCATGGCGCACGCGTTGGCGGCGCCAGTGGTCGTTGAGCAGGTTGCGTGCGACCTGAAACAGAAACGCGCGCGGTTGTTCCACCTGTGATCGGTCCCGATAGCCCAGCCATTGGGCGAACACGTCTTGGGTCATGTCGGCGGCATCATTGGCATTGCCCATGCGCTTGCGCAGGAAATGCAGGATGTCGGCGTAGAACCCGCGGCAGGTGTCATGGGCAAGCGGATCGGATTTGGGACGCTGCATGCAAGCTTTCCAGGGTGGAGCAAATAGAAAGTTGCGAATACTATCGATAATAATTGTTATTTGCTATTGGCGATGTTGTGGCGTTATCAGCGTCGCTTGCGCACCGGCGTTGGCACGGCTACTTCCAGGTCGCAGAGCCCAAGGGGATGGCTGCTGGCGTCGAAGAAGTACAGCGGGATGTGTGGAGCGTCGGCAAAGCGCTGAGCGTAATGCTGCTTCTGACTGATGATCGACGCCTCGCTCAATGCTCTGATAGCAATCGCCAGGTGCGTCGGGCGTGCCTGTTTGATGGCCTCAAGCAAGTGGCGATCACTGGCGTCCAGGTGCTGGCCGAACAGGCACAACCCACCTTGATGACCTGCCAGTTCGCCCAGGCACCAGCTCAGGTAGTCAGAGCTGCGAATTGCCTTGAGCTTGTCATCGCTGTTGCTTTCGTTGACGAACAGCGGCACATCGCCGGGGGTGTTCACGGCAAAACCATCGAGCAGCTGACTGCCGCTGGCGCTGCGTTGACGGCTGCTGCCGTCCTGTTGCTTGAGCAGGTGCAAGCCACCGTGCAGGTATAGCAGGCGGGTGCCGGGGCCGCGTGTATGGCGGATGTCGAAATCGCCGTCGTCATTGAACAACGACTGGAATCCTTCCGGAGCATGGCTGACGGCCCAGTGGCAGACCAGGTCGTAGTTGCTGGAATAGACGCTGCGATAGTTGCGCAGTTCGTTGTTGATCACCTGCAGGGTCGCTATCGGCAGCAGGCGCCAGGGGATGTGCACGCTGCGCACGGCGTGAATCAACGCTTCCTTGATAGCGTAATAGCGGTTCAACGGTGCCGATGAACTGATCGCCAGGGCGGCATTGATGCGTACCGTGGTGTTCAAGGCACTGAGCACCGGCTCGAACAGTTCACTGCCCAAGGACTTGAACAAGGCCTGGTCGGTCAGGCTCAAGGGCTTGTGGCGCACGCGCTGGGCTTCTTCGAACAGGGAAAAATAGGTAAAGGGGCGCCACAGCGCACGACTGGCACCATTGCCCAGCAGGAGGCCGGAGCTGGGGTGCGTGGCATTGAGGTCCGGCCAAAGGTGAAGGCTGGCATCGAGGTCGGCGTGGGGCATGGGGTCTGTGTTCCAGGTGCGTCTGTGGATCGGCGCGACTTTAGCATGCCACCGGGTTGTCATCAGTGTTGGTGACTATGCTGGTGTCGCTGGCAATGAAGAGGAGTGGGATTATGAAAGGGTTTCGTAGGCTGTGGGCTCTGCTCTTACTGCCCATTGCAACGCTGGCCGAGGCTGGTCAGGACAGTGAACTGGCAGCCCGCCAAGGCATCCCTTACCCGGCGGTGATTGCTCATCGCGGGGCGTCGTTCGATGCCCCGGAATCGACTGCTGCCGCTTACCTATTAGCCCGCGATCTGGGCGCCGACTACCTTGAGCTGGACCTGCAGCGCAGCAAAGATGGCGTGTTGGTGGCGGTGCACGATGAAAACCTGCAGCGCACCAGTGATGTCGTCCAGCGCTTTCCCGAACGCCAGGACAGCCCGGTCAGTGCGTTCACCGTGGCTGAACTCAAATCTCTGGATGCCGGTAGCTGGTTCAATCAAGCCTATCCCGAGCGGGCGCGAGAACGCTTCAAAGGTCTGCAGATCCTCACCCTGGACGAGGTCATGGACATCGCCGAAGGCCACCCTGACAAGCGCCCGGGCTTGTATATCGAAACCAAGGAACCAAGGTTTTTCCCAGGTATCGAGGCAGACCTCAAAGCCCGCCTGCAAGCGCGTGGCTGGCTGGACAACCCTGGGCGCGTGGTACTGCAGAGTTTCGATCGCAACAGCCTGACACTGCTGCATCAGCACATGCCGCAGGTGCCCAAGGTGCTGCTGTTGTGGATTGGCAAAGGCTATATCGAGCCAGCCTCCGGGCAAAACTTTGCCGAATCCGGTGAGACCGACAAGGCGGCCTTCTATGCACGCCAGCAACCCAAGGACACTGCAGAGTTTGCGCGTTGGCTTGATTACGCCAAGAACGCCGGTGCCATTGGCACCGGGCCCTCGGCGTTGCGGACGGCGGGTGGGGCGCAAAGCTATGCCGACCTGGTGCAACCCTGGATGAATAAGCTGAGCCATGACAAGGGGTTGCTGGTGCATGTGTACACGGTTGACGAGACGGTGGATTTCGCCAAGGTCATGGCCGCGGGTGTCGATGGCATCTTCACCAATCGCAGTGGTCAGTTGTTGCGCTACTTATCCCGTGCGCCCGCGCGGAGCGAAGCACAGATCCTTGCCGCGGGCGGTTATTGAGTCTCTGGTCTGGAATCAGCGGCTACCGTAGACTTCGGCCTTTGCGTAGTCGCCCAGGACCGGTTTCCCATGACCTTTTCACTGTTGTTCGCTGTGCTTGCTTCCGGATTCATTTATGGCATTACCCCGGGGCCAGGCGTGCTGGCGGTGTTGGGAATCGGCGCATCGCGCGGGCGGCGTGCCGGTGCCGGGTTCCTCTGCGGTCATCTGCTCGGTGACGTGCTGTGGTGCAGCACGGCCCTGGTGGCGATTGTCGGTGCCCGCCAGATTGGTAGTTCAGTGTTCGACATTCTCGGTTTGCTCAGTGGCTTGTACCTGTTCTGGCTCGGCCTGCGTGCATTGCGCAGTCGTCCGGGTAATGCAGGCGGTGAACAGGGGCCGGTGCGCAAACCGTTCTGGCACGGCATCGTTTTCGGTCTGACCAATCCCAAGGCGTATCCGGTGGCGGTGGCCACCTTCACCGCGCTGATCTCCAGCCGTGCCGAAACCTTGGAGTGGTCGATGTTGCCGGCGTTGATTGCGCTGAGTTTTCTCGGTGGCCTGCTGGCTTACGTGATCCTGATTGCCATTGTCGGCGCCCGGCATGTACGCACCCTCTACACCCGCTATGAACTGTGGATCACCCGCGCCTGCGGGGTGATGTTCATCGGCTTTGCCGTCAATGCCCTGATGCATGCGCTGCCGGGGTTGATGCCGCGTTCCTGAATTCGGCCGCCGCAGTACATCTTGTAGCCGCTGCCGAGGCAGGAGGCTGCGATCGACTACAGAGCAGTCGCAATGCGGTCACCTCATTAGGCTTGGGAATCGCGGTGGTCAGGTTTTGCGGCCGTTTCCCGCCCGATCGCAGCCTCACGGCAGCGGCTACACCTGTGGGAGCCGACCTTGCCGTCTCGGAGTCAATCAGAGCGGCTGGGGCAAGCCTTCCTTACGGCTGCGATTACGCCACAAACGGTACGCGCGAATCCCCGAACGCACCGAACCAAAGAGCATGCCGCTCTCCATTTCCCGCGCAATCCCCGAGCGCACCAGCATGCGCAAGAACTGTCCGCGTGCCCGGGCGATCCCGAAGTGGATACCACGCGCGCTAAGGGTGTCACGCACTTCGCGCAGCGCGGAAATGCCACTGACGTCGATGGAACTTACCGCTTCAGCGTCAAACAGCACTGCCCGTGGCTCAAGCTCCTGTTGTACCGCTTCGAGCAGGCGCATCTTGAAGTAGTCGGCGTTGAAAAACAGAATTGCATCATCGAAGCGATACACCACCAGGCCTTTGACCGTGCGTGCCTCCTTGTGCTGACGGATGTCCACCTGGCCTTCAACGCCAGGTATCCAGCCAAGCACTGCATCGGTGGGTTGGTAGATGCTGTAGAGCAAACGCAGGATCGCCAGGGTCACGGCAATGATAATGCCCGGCAGCACCCCGACCCCCAGCACGCCTGCGGTAGTCAGCACACACAGCCAGAATTCGAAGCGGCTGAGCTTGTAGATTTTGCGTAGGGATTTCACGTCGATCAGGCCCCAGCCGGCCATCAGCAGCACCGCGCCCAGGGCCGCCTGAGGAATCCAGGCCATCGGCGCGGTAAAGAACAACAGGATGATGGCGATCACCAAGGCGGCGATAATGCCCACCAGTTGGCTTTTGCCACCGACCATGTCGTTGACGGCGGTGCGTGAGTCGGCGCCACTGATGGCGAAACCTTGAGACATCCCGGCAGCGATGTTGGTTACGCCAAGTGCGAGGAATTCGTGGTTGGCATTGATCGCGTAGCCATGCCGGGCGGCAAAGCTGCGGGCAGTGAGCATTGCGCTGCAAAAGCTCACCGTGGCGATACCAAGGGCGTCACGCAGCAGGCTTTTCATCTCACTGAGGTTGGTTTCAGGCCAGGCCAATTCTGGAATACCGGCAGGTACCGGGCCGAGAATCGCCACGCCGAAGTGGTCCAGGCCAAACACGCCGACCACCAGCGTCGCCAGCACCACGGTGACCAGTGCGGCGGGCAGGCGCGGGAAACGGCGGGGTATCCAGATCAACAGTGCCAGACCGGCCAGACCGATGCTCAGCGTTACCCAGTGGATTTCTCCCAGACGCTGCAGCAGGTTGATCAGGCTGAGGATGAAACCATCACCTTCAATCTTGAACCCCAGCACTTTACCCAGTTGACCGGCCAGCAGGCTCAAACCGATGCCGTTGAGGTAACCGATCAGAATCGGACGCGAGAAAAAACTGGCAATAAAGCCGGCGCGGGCCAACCCGGCACCGATCAGCATCAGGCCCACCAGGAGGGTGATAATCACCGACAACTGCGCCAGTCGGGCGGGATCCCCCATCGCCAGCGGGGCAATGGCCCCTGCCACCATGGCGCAGGTGGCCGCATCTGGGCCGACCATCAACTGGCGCGAACTGCCCACCAGGGCATAAACCATCATGGGCAGAATGCACGCATATAGCCCGTACTGCGGCGGCAGGCCGACAATTTGCGCATAGGCGATAGCAATCGGTATTTGAATCGCAGCTACCGACAACCCGGCCTGCAGGTCGGCGTGGAACCATTCGCGACGATAACGCAAGAGATTGGCCAGGCCCGGGAGCCAGCGAGACAGCAGCATGAAAGGGTCCTTTCGAGTGTTGCGCGACAGGGCTGAAAAACAGGCAATTGCCTTTATTAAAGCGTATTGCGAGTACCGGGGTAGGGGGTCAGATCAAAAGGTTGTGCTGGGCGGCTGTCGTCAGCTTGTCCGGGCTAGGGGGTGGGGGATAGGGAGGTTTTTGAAACGATTGCAACAGCTGCGAGGGCACAAGTAGATAAGATCAAAAAACAATAGTTGGTGAGTATAAGTGTTTTTAATTTTTTAGGAAATGCCAAAATTTCAGGTAATGAACCAAGTTCTCTTTTCGCGCTTAGGACTGGCATGGTTAAAACTATAGCTATGGCGTTAAGCCTGTAAATGGCGCCTATCCATCCGCTGTATAGCAGCATTTTTCTGTTGTTGGATATCCAGGCGGAATTGACTAAATGGATCTCCGCTTTTTCTAGCTTGAAACGTATTAAATAGGCCATGTAGAACAAATTCAGAAGCATCGCTGCTATTACCACTCCAGCAATAATGCCAAGCTCAAATCTTGTAGTGCTCATAGGTCTCGTGAATATCAGTTGTCGCCAATGTTGGTCGAGTTTTTAGAATCGTCGGTTCTTGCATCAGTGCAGGTGCTAAGATGTACTTGCTATGTTTTTGATAAGCTCACGGTAATCGTAAGGCAGCACAGTAGTAAAATTAAAGAG
Protein-coding sequences here:
- a CDS encoding FecR family protein produces the protein MSTLPDTDNRSVDAQAASWFTRNRNHPSRALRKDFALWLQTPEHAHAYTQFEQLWQDLAALKSLNQVVALPVRKARNWRPVLATAAALVCALLAGNLGLPANHHVQTVAANSDYAQTLTLPDGSQLSVNAHTHLRVEFDAERRLIYLDSGQLYIDVAADKERPLYVDAGSARVRVVGTAFDLRRGRQELVLSVAHGQVALDTPGENRDPLLLGARQRATYDLTRGSLSQQALSDQEVADWRSGHVAFRDRELSSLVDEISLYRAAPILIADPALGRYRVSGNLDVNDPDALLNALPALLPVKTMTLADGSLRIERK
- a CDS encoding RNA polymerase sigma factor codes for the protein MQRPKSDPLAHDTCRGFYADILHFLRKRMGNANDAADMTQDVFAQWLGYRDRSQVEQPRAFLFQVARNLLNDHWRRQRVRHAAIDQQTRADEEAGLDTNTDPLNHAQQQQRLEHLKSVLAELSPRRREALMLHRFEGLTQAQIGERMGISVSMVEKHIAAALLHCKQRLDSDNGMEQRQ
- a CDS encoding DUF4917 family protein, coding for MPHADLDASLHLWPDLNATHPSSGLLLGNGASRALWRPFTYFSLFEEAQRVRHKPLSLTDQALFKSLGSELFEPVLSALNTTVRINAALAISSSAPLNRYYAIKEALIHAVRSVHIPWRLLPIATLQVINNELRNYRSVYSSNYDLVCHWAVSHAPEGFQSLFNDDGDFDIRHTRGPGTRLLYLHGGLHLLKQQDGSSRQRSASGSQLLDGFAVNTPGDVPLFVNESNSDDKLKAIRSSDYLSWCLGELAGHQGGLCLFGQHLDASDRHLLEAIKQARPTHLAIAIRALSEASIISQKQHYAQRFADAPHIPLYFFDASSHPLGLCDLEVAVPTPVRKRR
- a CDS encoding SulP family inorganic anion transporter; translated protein: MLLSRWLPGLANLLRYRREWFHADLQAGLSVAAIQIPIAIAYAQIVGLPPQYGLYACILPMMVYALVGSSRQLMVGPDAATCAMVAGAIAPLAMGDPARLAQLSVIITLLVGLMLIGAGLARAGFIASFFSRPILIGYLNGIGLSLLAGQLGKVLGFKIEGDGFILSLINLLQRLGEIHWVTLSIGLAGLALLIWIPRRFPRLPAALVTVVLATLVVGVFGLDHFGVAILGPVPAGIPELAWPETNLSEMKSLLRDALGIATVSFCSAMLTARSFAARHGYAINANHEFLALGVTNIAAGMSQGFAISGADSRTAVNDMVGGKSQLVGIIAALVIAIILLFFTAPMAWIPQAALGAVLLMAGWGLIDVKSLRKIYKLSRFEFWLCVLTTAGVLGVGVLPGIIIAVTLAILRLLYSIYQPTDAVLGWIPGVEGQVDIRQHKEARTVKGLVVYRFDDAILFFNADYFKMRLLEAVQQELEPRAVLFDAEAVSSIDVSGISALREVRDTLSARGIHFGIARARGQFLRMLVRSGIAREMESGMLFGSVRSGIRAYRLWRNRSRKEGLPQPL
- a CDS encoding LysE family translocator, which codes for MTFSLLFAVLASGFIYGITPGPGVLAVLGIGASRGRRAGAGFLCGHLLGDVLWCSTALVAIVGARQIGSSVFDILGLLSGLYLFWLGLRALRSRPGNAGGEQGPVRKPFWHGIVFGLTNPKAYPVAVATFTALISSRAETLEWSMLPALIALSFLGGLLAYVILIAIVGARHVRTLYTRYELWITRACGVMFIGFAVNALMHALPGLMPRS
- a CDS encoding glycerophosphodiester phosphodiesterase is translated as MKGFRRLWALLLLPIATLAEAGQDSELAARQGIPYPAVIAHRGASFDAPESTAAAYLLARDLGADYLELDLQRSKDGVLVAVHDENLQRTSDVVQRFPERQDSPVSAFTVAELKSLDAGSWFNQAYPERARERFKGLQILTLDEVMDIAEGHPDKRPGLYIETKEPRFFPGIEADLKARLQARGWLDNPGRVVLQSFDRNSLTLLHQHMPQVPKVLLLWIGKGYIEPASGQNFAESGETDKAAFYARQQPKDTAEFARWLDYAKNAGAIGTGPSALRTAGGAQSYADLVQPWMNKLSHDKGLLVHVYTVDETVDFAKVMAAGVDGIFTNRSGQLLRYLSRAPARSEAQILAAGGY
- a CDS encoding TonB-dependent receptor, encoding MLSAFRSFTPLSARPSLLAACLALSLQAEAAPVELNLPAQSLAISLSQLAQQAKVQLLFDEALLRSVPAPALKGPYEAQEAIDHLLRNSRFAVVKVGSTYVVRLREDDPTADNGIQLGAVSIVGDGQQVDSSTVGRSTLTQEDIDRYQPSNIPSVLATLPGVNMGGSAKPGGQTINIWGLGDAEDVPMSVDGATKSGFERYQQGTIFIEPELIKNIEVEKGPHSVFTGNGGFGGSVNMTTKDAPDLLQEGRNSGAMLKYGYASNDHQQVYSSALFGRTDDGRMDALVYLTKRDGGDMKLADTLPDPDNDYPINPKRLPNSALDLDGALLKFNMQLTDEHSLGFSWSRSQSERWAPFSSTAYPTPPTQSDIDRFGYDNALKRFLAQRTTTDTTWSTTYKYQPINNPLVDLQVKYSLSDTEQTDERDATAYFQPSTGGRKMDTEYSDQMLDVRNTSLFATGPLEHAFTAGFQVRRHERDTQMWMPGKKYETPLYNNGNYQPYFMPSGSVDSQGYFIQNAITLGDVTLTPSLRYDHVANKGKDNDAPFYNNAKLGHDYSEKTYSGWSPRLSIFWKTNEQTAFFADYSKTWRAPVLDEQFEVQGMGSRTATSRNLDPERITALRAGNITNLSNVFTDQDMVLIRTTLFRNEIDDEIFKATGIGCPEQLVTGESISKSCGGGLMSNYRNINSVTIKGFEVESFYDSTYLFGSLSYSWMTGRHEGAYTNPWGPDVWAKDIPAPKWITTLGVKIPSWDAKVGWQAQFVRKTDRLPSDSYREGPASSLGDRYYDHYANDDYQIHGLFANWKPQQPYLKGTEVNLTVDNLFNNDYRAELSGAYAYSQGRNAKVSISRFF